In Halogeometricum sp. S1BR25-6, a single genomic region encodes these proteins:
- a CDS encoding NADH-ubiquinone oxidoreductase-F iron-sulfur binding region domain-containing protein, with amino-acid sequence MSDSKEEDESLPAVRVAAGSAHRTDANAVADAAREAAETSTVRRTGSTGAEALEPLLVVTTEDGTAFYAAPSHDRTGEVVRAAESGEFAEDAEAVVEGDKGSSDDDGVLPTPEEGPLSVGRRRALGRCGWVDPTEPPADSLVDAVREDPEDVREGMRELGLLGRGRGDARADESIAEGWAEARDAEGDPVLVVNANDADERNRTDRTLLEGDAGGVVDAAMAVGHLLDAEDVVVYAEEESLGTERLSRAVSRHREEHGEAPQLAVGPERFIAGEPTMALESLEGNDRLEARLTPPGPETHGLYGRPTVIHTPRTLLQVREVIRNPEAFDADDADPGTRLVTVAGDVDAPATVELSTGSSMRTATDAVEHDSVKMAVVGGQFGGFTRRLDHTYSAPALDGADLGSEGVVELFGEDRCALAAVGDRANFASQENCGRSGPCREGTKQMTDLLRQIYTGKYKDDMLRELTRTMQNSSMCHFEESAARTVETAISAFDREFAAHAEGRCPSGECDGQSLH; translated from the coding sequence ATGAGCGACTCGAAGGAAGAAGACGAGAGCCTGCCCGCGGTCCGCGTCGCCGCCGGGTCGGCGCATCGGACGGACGCGAACGCCGTCGCCGACGCCGCGCGGGAGGCCGCGGAGACGTCGACGGTTCGACGAACGGGTTCGACGGGCGCGGAGGCGCTGGAACCGCTGCTCGTGGTGACGACCGAGGACGGGACGGCGTTCTACGCCGCGCCGTCGCACGACCGCACCGGTGAGGTCGTGCGCGCGGCGGAGTCGGGCGAGTTCGCCGAGGACGCCGAGGCCGTCGTCGAGGGCGACAAGGGGTCGTCGGACGACGACGGCGTGCTTCCGACGCCCGAGGAGGGGCCGCTGAGCGTCGGTCGCCGCCGCGCGCTCGGACGGTGCGGCTGGGTCGACCCGACCGAACCGCCGGCCGACTCGCTGGTCGACGCGGTGCGCGAGGACCCAGAGGACGTGCGCGAGGGGATGCGCGAACTCGGTCTGCTCGGCCGCGGCCGCGGCGACGCGCGCGCCGACGAATCGATAGCCGAGGGCTGGGCGGAGGCCCGCGACGCCGAGGGCGACCCCGTGCTCGTGGTGAACGCTAACGACGCCGACGAGCGCAACCGGACGGACCGAACGCTGCTGGAAGGTGACGCGGGGGGCGTCGTCGACGCCGCGATGGCTGTCGGACACCTCCTCGACGCCGAGGACGTGGTCGTCTACGCCGAGGAGGAGTCGCTGGGAACCGAGCGGCTCTCTCGGGCCGTCTCGCGGCACCGCGAGGAGCACGGCGAGGCGCCGCAGTTGGCCGTCGGCCCCGAGCGGTTCATCGCCGGCGAGCCGACGATGGCGCTCGAATCGCTGGAGGGCAACGACCGACTCGAAGCGCGCCTCACCCCGCCGGGACCGGAGACGCACGGTCTGTACGGGCGGCCGACGGTCATCCACACGCCGCGGACGCTGCTACAGGTCCGCGAAGTGATTCGGAACCCCGAGGCGTTCGACGCCGACGACGCCGACCCGGGGACGCGCCTCGTCACCGTCGCCGGCGACGTGGACGCGCCCGCGACGGTCGAACTCTCCACCGGATCGTCGATGCGGACGGCGACGGACGCCGTCGAGCACGACTCGGTGAAGATGGCCGTCGTCGGCGGGCAGTTCGGCGGGTTCACCCGCCGACTGGACCACACGTACTCCGCACCGGCGCTGGACGGCGCCGACCTCGGCTCCGAGGGCGTCGTCGAACTGTTCGGCGAGGACCGCTGCGCGCTGGCGGCCGTCGGCGACCGCGCGAACTTCGCCTCGCAGGAGAACTGCGGCCGGTCGGGGCCGTGCCGCGAGGGGACCAAGCAGATGACGGACCTGCTGCGACAGATCTACACCGGGAAGTACAAAGACGACATGCTCCGCGAACTGACGCGGACGATGCAGAACTCCTCGATGTGTCACTTCGAGGAGAGCGCCGCGCGGACGGTCGAGACGGCGATATCGGCGTTCGACCGCGAGTTCGCCGCGCACGCCGAGGGACGCTGCCCCAGCGGCGAGTGCGACGGCCAATCGCTGCACTGA
- a CDS encoding AAA family ATPase yields MVEAFAVASGKGGTGKTTSTLALGMALAERYDVTVVDADTGMANLLFHTGLDDADVTLHDLLVEGREARVEDAVYERFGMSVVPCGTSLAAFEAADPGRLREVVAELAAGTDVLLLDSPAALGSKSAVLPVVLADRVVVVLQPTVPSLSDGLKVQEYARTYGTETAGVLFNRVRPDEDAERIAEQASRYFGGSTLASVPESDAVRAARRAGEPLLAHAPTDPAADAFREAATTLDVREGDAADVADRFRSAVLPERV; encoded by the coding sequence ATGGTCGAAGCGTTCGCCGTCGCCAGCGGGAAGGGCGGGACGGGGAAGACGACGAGTACGCTCGCACTCGGAATGGCGCTGGCCGAGCGGTACGACGTGACCGTCGTCGACGCCGACACGGGGATGGCGAACCTGCTGTTTCACACCGGCCTCGACGACGCCGACGTGACCCTCCACGACCTGTTGGTCGAGGGGCGCGAGGCGCGGGTCGAGGACGCCGTCTACGAGCGGTTCGGGATGTCCGTCGTCCCCTGCGGGACGAGTCTCGCCGCGTTCGAGGCGGCCGACCCCGGCCGCCTCCGCGAGGTGGTCGCCGAACTGGCGGCCGGGACGGACGTGCTCCTCCTCGATTCGCCGGCGGCGCTCGGGTCGAAGAGCGCCGTCCTCCCCGTCGTCCTCGCCGACCGCGTCGTGGTGGTCCTGCAACCGACCGTCCCCTCGCTGTCGGACGGGCTGAAGGTGCAGGAGTACGCGCGCACCTACGGCACCGAGACGGCGGGCGTCCTGTTCAACCGCGTCCGCCCCGACGAGGACGCCGAGCGAATCGCCGAGCAGGCGTCGCGCTACTTCGGCGGGTCGACGCTCGCCTCGGTGCCCGAGAGCGACGCCGTCCGCGCCGCCCGGCGGGCGGGCGAACCGCTGCTCGCGCACGCCCCGACGGACCCCGCGGCCGACGCCTTCCGCGAGGCCGCGACGACTCTGGACGTCCGCGAGGGCGACGCCGCCGACGTGGCCGACCGCTTCCGGAGC